A single genomic interval of Denticeps clupeoides unplaced genomic scaffold, fDenClu1.1, whole genome shotgun sequence harbors:
- the LOC114783706 gene encoding gastrin/cholecystokinin type B receptor-like, with amino-acid sequence MNFSTDRQKAGLLFNPWQPQNASLGGAEDTDSDFSSNGGSELETLFLLTIHEPTTIALTVMYILAFIVGFTGNVMSIRVLTSRRSKRLPGVSATRSLLINLAVCDLMVVCVCMPITLGHKIYTAWVYGDLLCRAVPFIQAVSVSASVLSLTVISVNRYYSVHSPLNARSFFTRRKILWTIFVVWVLSSGICAPLIFMNKRDEIPLIGDIVLPICREIWPQAKLKQVYNVLLFVTLYCIPVTFNLTISFLTGRKLWHASRNFSDFDPHSQAMNSSRLKMRKKIAKMVVALVLLFAVSWLPLYVADIWIDHRQHPPPWVLQLRPFAQWLGLTNSSLNPICYCFIGDLYRSAKEIKSKYHQRLVSFLSSSSSSTTFTGTFSYKGQMSSLHQGVACQAAEDAMSDWCSHTSAFDNHRQIVCLHSISDRSGSRSTPDLREQ; translated from the coding sequence ATGAATTTTTCCACGGACCGCCAGAAAGCCGGGTTACTGTTTAACCCGTGGCAACCCCAGAATGCATCGCTTGGTGGAGCGGAGGACACGGACAGTGATTTCTCATCGAACGGGGGCAGCGAACTGGAGACCCTCTTTCTGTTAACCATTCATGAGCCCACCACCATCGCTCTCACGGTGATGTACATCCTGGCATTTATCGTGGGCTTCACGGGCAACGTCATGTCCATTCGAGTGCTGACGAGCAGGCGGAGCAAGAGGCTGCCGGGCGTGAGCGCCACGCGGAGTTTACTGATCAACCTGGCGGTGTGCGACCTCATGGTGGTCTGCGTGTGCATGCCCATCACGCTGGGCCACAAGATTTACACCGCCTGGGTGTACGGAGACTTGTTGTGCCGGGCGGTGCCTTTCATTCAGGCGGTGTCCGTGTCCGCCAGCGTCCTGAGCCTGACGGTCATCAGTGTGAACCGCTACTACAGCGTCCACAGCCCCCTGAATGCCCGCTCCTTCTTCACCCGGCGGAAGATCCTCTGGACCATCTTTGTGGTGTGGGTTTTGTCCTCTGGCATCTGTGCCCCCCTGATATTCATGAACAAGCGCGACGAGATCCCTCTGATTGGGGACATTGTGTTGCCAATATGCCGTGAGATCTGGCCGCAGGCGAAGCTGAAGCAGGTCTACAACGTTCTGCTCTTCGTCACCCTCTATTGCATCCcggtgacctttaacctcacCATCAGCTTCCTCACTGGCCGGAAGCTGTGGCACGCCTCTCGAAACTTCAGCGACTTCGACCCCCACAGCCAGGCCATGAATTCTTCCCGCCTGAAGATGCGTAAGAAGATTGCCAAGATGGTGGTGGCACTGGTGCTCCTGTTCGCCGTGTCCTGGCTGCCGCTGTACGTGGCGGACATCTGGATCGACCACAGGCAGCACCCCCCTCCCTGGGTCTTACAACTCCGGCCGTTCGCGCAGTGGCTGGGCCTCACCAACTCCAGCCTCAACCCCATATGCTACTGTTTCATCGGGGACCTCTACCGCTCCGCCAAAGAGATCAAGTCAAAGTATCACCAGAGACTCGTCTCGTTCCTCagttcctccagcagcagcaccacgtTCACCGGGACGTTCTCCTACAAGGGGCAGATGTCCTCCCTGCACCAGGGCGTGGCCTGCCAGGCGGCTGAGGACGCCATGTCAGACTGGTGTTCCCACACAAGTGCGTTTGATAACCATAGGCAGATTGTGTGTCTTCACAGCATTTCAGACCGGTCGGGGTCGAGGAGCACACCGGACTTAAGGGAGCAGTAA
- the LOC114783704 gene encoding grifin-like: MGPGHRETPDKMTLRFEASCPDGLCPGWSIILKGETPSEANKFEINFLCDRDDRVAFHFNPRFTESHIVCNSFISNRWGEEERCSYFPFATKEPFQIEIYSDDENFHVYVDETKTMQYKHRVEDLKTITKVQVVNDVSISSLEISKKHFY, encoded by the exons ATGGGACCAGGACACCGAGAGACTCCTGACAAGATGACATTACGG TTTGAGGCCTCCTGCCCTGATGGCCTGTGTCCAGGCTGGAGCATCATTCTCAAAGGCGAAACCCCATCGGAGGCAAACAA GTTCGAAATCAATTTCCTGTGTGACCGGGACGACAGAGTAGCCTTCCACTTCAACCCACGCTTTACAGAGTCCCACATTGTATGCAACTCGTTCATCTCCAACCgctggggagaggaggagaggtgcTCGTACTTCCCCTTTGCAACCAAAGAACCCTTCCAG ATTGAAATTTACTCAGACGATGAGAACTTCCATGTTTACGTTGACGAGACAAAGACCATGCAGTACAAACACCGTGTGGAGGATCTGAAGACCATCACAAAGGTGCAGGTGGTGAACGATGTCAGCATCTCGTCTTTAGAGATCAGCAAGAAGCACTTCTACTGA